A single window of Thermoflexus hugenholtzii JAD2 DNA harbors:
- a CDS encoding SH3 domain-containing protein — protein MKPTNGIAWLGIAGLLLACQAGGTPSPTPTPAPPLQAPTATPTAMLTPTSAPPLRPLAVVRVQPTDRLHVRTGPGPDQPILAELLPDATGLLPTGREQTVQGARWVEVRLPDGRIGWVNASFLTEEVSPQAFCADPQVQALIDRLEAAIRGRDGPALAALISPVHGLHLHVNRLSDAVRIRPEQAITLFTDETPVHWGVHPASAMEIVGPFRQAVLPDLLDVIDRPHERHCGLLVPPVTYQPAWPEAYRAFNFYSLHRPGTPGNELDWRTWVVGIAYVDGRPYVAVLMQFFWEP, from the coding sequence ATGAAACCGACAAATGGGATCGCCTGGCTTGGCATCGCCGGGCTGCTCCTGGCCTGTCAGGCCGGGGGGACGCCGAGCCCGACGCCCACGCCGGCTCCGCCGCTGCAGGCGCCGACGGCCACGCCCACCGCGATGCTCACCCCCACCTCCGCCCCGCCGCTCCGGCCCCTGGCGGTGGTGCGAGTTCAACCGACCGATCGGCTTCACGTGCGCACCGGACCGGGTCCGGATCAGCCGATCCTGGCCGAGCTGCTCCCGGACGCGACCGGGCTGCTGCCCACGGGACGGGAGCAGACCGTTCAGGGCGCCCGCTGGGTGGAGGTCCGGCTGCCGGACGGGCGGATCGGATGGGTGAACGCGTCTTTCTTGACGGAGGAAGTTTCCCCCCAGGCCTTCTGCGCGGATCCGCAGGTCCAGGCGCTGATCGACCGCCTGGAGGCCGCGATCCGAGGGCGGGACGGTCCGGCGCTGGCCGCGCTGATCAGCCCGGTCCACGGCTTGCATCTCCACGTCAACCGCCTCAGCGACGCGGTCCGGATCCGTCCGGAGCAGGCGATCACCCTGTTCACAGACGAGACGCCGGTGCATTGGGGTGTTCACCCGGCCAGCGCCATGGAGATCGTCGGCCCCTTCCGCCAGGCCGTGCTGCCGGATCTGCTGGACGTGATCGATCGCCCCCACGAGCGGCACTGCGGCCTGCTGGTGCCGCCGGTGACCTATCAGCCCGCGTGGCCGGAGGCCTACCGGGCCTTCAACTTCTACAGCCTGCACCGGCCGGGGACGCCGGGCAATGAGCTGGACTGGCGGACCTGGGTGGTGGGGATCGCGTATGTGGACGGCCGGCCTTACGTGGCGGTGCTGATGCAGTTCTTCTGGGAGCCGTGA
- a CDS encoding DegV family protein, with translation MARIAVVTDSVACLPPELVEAYGIRIVPVRILLGERVFRDGIDVTAEEVYAWQRAGIMPTSSQPSIGDFLETYRELARQADGIVSIHVSAAMTGTYNAALLAAQMVPEVPIRVIDSQAATMAQGFLVLEAARAAERGASLDEIVARVEALRPRLRFFAVLETVTYLIRSGRAPALAALAVDVLQIKPILTMQNGRIEVLSKVRTRRRAIEEMIERMARDVGDRPVHAAVFHAAALEEAEALRQQLLARFDCRECYLTAFSPVMGLYAGPGVLGLAYYTEEDR, from the coding sequence ATGGCGAGGATCGCGGTGGTCACGGATAGCGTGGCGTGTCTGCCCCCGGAGCTGGTCGAGGCCTATGGGATCCGCATCGTCCCTGTGCGGATCCTCCTGGGCGAGCGGGTCTTCCGGGACGGCATTGACGTGACGGCGGAGGAGGTCTATGCCTGGCAGCGCGCCGGCATCATGCCAACTTCCTCCCAGCCGTCCATCGGGGATTTTCTGGAGACTTATCGGGAGCTGGCTCGGCAAGCGGACGGGATCGTCTCTATCCACGTTTCGGCGGCGATGACCGGCACCTATAACGCGGCCCTGCTGGCCGCTCAAATGGTCCCCGAGGTGCCCATCCGGGTGATCGACAGCCAAGCGGCCACTATGGCCCAGGGCTTCCTCGTCCTGGAGGCGGCCCGGGCTGCGGAGCGGGGAGCATCTCTGGACGAGATCGTCGCTCGGGTGGAGGCCCTTCGCCCCCGCCTTCGCTTCTTTGCGGTCCTGGAGACGGTGACCTATCTCATCCGCAGCGGGCGGGCGCCGGCCCTCGCGGCCCTGGCCGTGGACGTGTTGCAGATCAAGCCGATCCTCACCATGCAGAACGGCCGCATCGAGGTGCTGTCGAAAGTGCGTACCCGGCGTCGGGCCATCGAGGAGATGATCGAACGCATGGCGCGCGACGTAGGGGATCGGCCGGTGCACGCGGCGGTTTTCCATGCAGCGGCCCTGGAGGAGGCGGAAGCCCTGCGGCAGCAGCTCCTCGCCCGCTTCGACTGCCGGGAGTGTTACCTCACCGCCTTCTCCCCTGTGATGGGCCTTTACGCCGGGCCAGGCGTGCTGGGGCTCGCCTATTACACCGAGGAGGATCGCTAA
- a CDS encoding glycerol-3-phosphate acyltransferase, whose product MEDFGLILLGYLLGSIPTAYLAGRLLRRVDLRQWGSRTISATMVYYHVSRWALLPVGLLDVLKGAAPALLAMSLGRPRGVAVAAGLAAVLGHNWPLFLGFHGGRGIGPFLGWLGVLFPPGALWILGGLAVGRGLRLTAVTALLAIAALPGFVLLLNGPSEVVAGALGMLGITVVKRLEANREPLPADPAERRRVLWRRLWLDRDVASWEAWMFRHPGRP is encoded by the coding sequence ATGGAGGATTTCGGACTTATCCTGCTGGGTTATCTTCTGGGCTCCATTCCCACCGCTTACCTTGCCGGCCGCCTCCTGCGGAGGGTGGATCTGCGGCAGTGGGGCAGCCGCACGATCAGCGCGACCATGGTGTATTACCACGTGTCCCGCTGGGCCCTTCTCCCGGTCGGCCTCCTGGATGTCCTGAAGGGAGCCGCGCCGGCTCTCCTGGCCATGAGCCTGGGACGTCCCCGGGGCGTGGCGGTGGCCGCCGGCTTGGCCGCTGTGCTGGGTCATAACTGGCCGCTCTTCCTGGGCTTCCACGGCGGTCGGGGCATCGGGCCCTTCCTCGGGTGGCTGGGGGTGCTGTTCCCTCCCGGGGCGCTGTGGATCCTGGGAGGCCTCGCCGTCGGGCGAGGGCTGCGTCTGACCGCGGTGACGGCCCTCCTGGCCATCGCGGCCCTGCCGGGCTTCGTCCTCCTCCTCAACGGGCCGTCGGAGGTCGTCGCGGGGGCGCTGGGCATGCTGGGGATCACCGTAGTCAAACGCCTGGAGGCCAATCGGGAGCCGCTTCCGGCGGACCCTGCGGAGCGGCGGCGGGTGCTCTGGCGACGCCTCTGGCTGGACCGGGATGTTGCTTCCTGGGAGGCCTGGATGTTCCGCCACCCGGGCCGGCCATAA
- a CDS encoding YbhB/YbcL family Raf kinase inhibitor-like protein, producing MRGIGACGRIGLLLILGFGCRPSPVPASPTPAGQPSPVPVLPTAAPVPATPEEKIRELRLRSPAFADGDPIPVAYTCTGADRSPPLRWDAPPPGTRSLALIMDDPDAPGGRFIHWVLYQIPPDRTELPEGVPAEPAVEGIGFQGRNDFGRIGYGGPCPPPGPAHRYRFTLYALDISLDLPPGADAAAVEQAIQGHIRGIGRLVGRYGR from the coding sequence ATGAGGGGAATCGGAGCTTGCGGGCGGATCGGGTTGTTGCTGATCCTCGGGTTCGGATGCCGGCCATCGCCCGTGCCGGCCTCCCCAACTCCAGCAGGCCAGCCCTCCCCTGTGCCGGTCTTACCCACCGCCGCTCCTGTCCCTGCGACACCGGAGGAGAAGATCCGTGAGCTCCGGCTCCGCAGCCCGGCCTTCGCGGATGGGGATCCGATTCCCGTGGCGTATACATGCACCGGAGCGGATCGCTCGCCTCCTCTGCGCTGGGACGCGCCCCCGCCGGGAACCCGCAGTCTGGCGCTGATCATGGACGATCCGGATGCGCCGGGAGGACGGTTCATCCATTGGGTGCTGTATCAGATCCCGCCCGACCGCACGGAGCTCCCGGAGGGCGTGCCGGCGGAGCCTGCGGTGGAAGGTATCGGGTTCCAGGGGCGGAACGACTTCGGGCGTATCGGATACGGAGGCCCATGCCCGCCGCCGGGCCCGGCCCACCGCTATCGGTTCACGCTCTACGCCCTGGACATCTCCCTGGATCTTCCGCCCGGCGCCGACGCCGCAGCGGTGGAGCAGGCCATCCAGGGCCACATCCGGGGGATCGGGCGACTGGTTGGGCGCTACGGGCGATGA
- the coaBC gene encoding bifunctional phosphopantothenoylcysteine decarboxylase/phosphopantothenate--cysteine ligase CoaBC yields the protein MEPIPVLKDRRIVLGITGGIAAYKAADLASKLTQAGARVDVVMTAAATRFIAPLTFQALTGRPVYTDLWTPTPETALPHIALGEAADLVVIAPATADFLAKMAHGLADDLLSTLCLAARASILVAPAMDGGMWSHPATQENVARLRARGVEIIGPAYGRMASGLEGWGRMVEPAEILGHIRRALGRNGPLAGRRVVVTAGPTYEPIDPVRFIGNRSSGKQGFALAQAALDRGAEVVLIAGPVALETPIGARRIDVGTAAEMAEAVWREAEAADVLLMAAAVADYRPAQSRPFKIKRGEGLTLELIPTVDILAGVAARRASAGKPHVIVGFAAETRDLLENAQAKLQAKGLDLIVANDVTEPGAGFAVDTNRVTLIDARGRIEPLPLMSKAAVAEAILDRVVALLSATGGG from the coding sequence ATGGAACCGATCCCAGTCTTGAAAGATCGACGGATCGTCCTGGGGATCACGGGGGGGATCGCCGCGTATAAGGCGGCGGACCTGGCCAGCAAGCTGACCCAGGCCGGCGCCCGGGTGGACGTGGTGATGACCGCTGCCGCCACGCGCTTCATCGCCCCGCTCACCTTCCAGGCCCTCACGGGCCGGCCGGTGTACACGGATCTCTGGACACCCACCCCGGAAACCGCGTTGCCCCATATCGCCTTGGGCGAGGCCGCGGATCTGGTGGTGATCGCCCCGGCCACGGCGGATTTCCTGGCCAAGATGGCCCATGGCCTGGCGGATGATCTGCTCAGCACGTTGTGCTTGGCGGCCCGGGCGTCGATCTTGGTCGCTCCTGCGATGGACGGGGGGATGTGGTCCCATCCGGCGACCCAGGAGAACGTGGCGCGGCTCCGGGCCCGGGGAGTGGAGATCATCGGCCCCGCCTATGGCCGCATGGCTTCCGGCCTGGAGGGGTGGGGACGGATGGTGGAGCCCGCAGAGATCCTGGGACACATCCGCCGGGCGCTGGGGCGGAACGGCCCGCTGGCCGGCCGCCGGGTGGTGGTCACCGCCGGCCCCACCTATGAGCCCATCGATCCCGTTCGCTTCATCGGGAACCGATCCTCAGGGAAGCAAGGCTTCGCCCTGGCCCAGGCCGCCCTGGACCGCGGCGCGGAAGTGGTGCTGATCGCCGGACCGGTTGCCCTGGAGACCCCTATCGGGGCCCGCCGCATCGATGTGGGGACCGCCGCGGAGATGGCGGAGGCGGTCTGGCGGGAAGCCGAGGCCGCCGATGTCCTCTTGATGGCCGCCGCGGTGGCGGATTACCGCCCCGCCCAAAGCCGGCCTTTTAAAATCAAGCGGGGGGAAGGGCTCACCCTGGAGCTCATCCCGACGGTGGACATCCTCGCGGGCGTGGCCGCCCGCCGCGCCTCCGCCGGCAAACCCCATGTGATCGTAGGGTTCGCTGCGGAAACCCGCGACCTTCTGGAGAACGCCCAGGCGAAGCTTCAAGCGAAGGGGCTGGACCTCATCGTCGCCAACGATGTGACGGAGCCCGGGGCCGGGTTCGCGGTGGACACCAATCGGGTCACCCTCATCGACGCCCGGGGCCGCATCGAGCCGCTCCCGCTGATGAGCAAAGCCGCCGTCGCGGAGGCGATCCTCGATCGCGTAGTGGCGCTGCTTTCGGCGACCGGGGGAGGATAA